One Bos taurus isolate L1 Dominette 01449 registration number 42190680 breed Hereford chromosome 16, ARS-UCD2.0, whole genome shotgun sequence DNA window includes the following coding sequences:
- the CPTP gene encoding ceramide-1-phosphate transfer protein isoform X1, with protein sequence MLSTSEMYQLLLKMDDLESEFNLKVVLVSFKQCLNEKEEVLLEYYLAGWRGLVRFLNSLGTIFSFISKDVVTKLQIMDQLRSGPQQEHYSSLQAMVAYEVGNQLVDLERRSRHPDSGCRTVLRLHRALRWLQLFLEGVRTSPEDARTSVLCTDSYNASLATYHPWIIRRAVTVAFCALPTRKVFLESMNVGSSEQAVEMLNEALPFIERVYNISQKLYAEHALLDLP encoded by the exons ATGCTTTCCACAAGTGAGATGTATCAG CTCCTGTTGAAAATGGATGACTTGGAGTCAGAGTTCAATCTGAAAGTCGTCCTGGTCAGTTTCAAGCAGTGTCTCAATGAGAAGGAGGAGGTGCTACTGGAATACTACCTCGCTGGCTGGAGGGGGCTGGTCAG GTTCCTGAATAGTCTGGGCACCATCTTCTCATTCATCTCCAAGGATGTCGTGACAAAGCTGCAGATCATGGACCAGCTGCGAAGCGGCCCCCAACAGGAGCACTACAGCAGCCTGCAGGCCATGGTTGCCTACGAAGTGGGCAACCAACTGGTGGACCTGGAGCGGCGCTCACGCCACCCTGACTCAGGCTGCCGGACGGTGCTCCGGCTACACCGTGCGCTGCGCTGGCTGCAGCTCTTCCTGGAAGGTGTCCGCACAAGCCCTGAGGATGCACGCACCTCCGTACTCTGCACCGACTCCTACAACGCCTCGCTGGCCACCTACCACCCCTGGATCATCCGCCGGGCTGTCACTGTGGCCTTCTGTGCGCTGCCCACACGCAAGGTCTTCTTGGAGTCCATGAATGTTGGGTCCTCCGAACAGGCTGTGGAGATGCTAAATGAGGCCCTGCCCTTTATTGAGCGTGTCTACAACATCTCCCAGAAGCTGTACGCCGAGCACGCCCTACTGGACCTGCCATAG
- the CPTP gene encoding ceramide-1-phosphate transfer protein, with amino-acid sequence MDDLESEFNLKVVLVSFKQCLNEKEEVLLEYYLAGWRGLVRFLNSLGTIFSFISKDVVTKLQIMDQLRSGPQQEHYSSLQAMVAYEVGNQLVDLERRSRHPDSGCRTVLRLHRALRWLQLFLEGVRTSPEDARTSVLCTDSYNASLATYHPWIIRRAVTVAFCALPTRKVFLESMNVGSSEQAVEMLNEALPFIERVYNISQKLYAEHALLDLP; translated from the exons ATGGATGACTTGGAGTCAGAGTTCAATCTGAAAGTCGTCCTGGTCAGTTTCAAGCAGTGTCTCAATGAGAAGGAGGAGGTGCTACTGGAATACTACCTCGCTGGCTGGAGGGGGCTGGTCAG GTTCCTGAATAGTCTGGGCACCATCTTCTCATTCATCTCCAAGGATGTCGTGACAAAGCTGCAGATCATGGACCAGCTGCGAAGCGGCCCCCAACAGGAGCACTACAGCAGCCTGCAGGCCATGGTTGCCTACGAAGTGGGCAACCAACTGGTGGACCTGGAGCGGCGCTCACGCCACCCTGACTCAGGCTGCCGGACGGTGCTCCGGCTACACCGTGCGCTGCGCTGGCTGCAGCTCTTCCTGGAAGGTGTCCGCACAAGCCCTGAGGATGCACGCACCTCCGTACTCTGCACCGACTCCTACAACGCCTCGCTGGCCACCTACCACCCCTGGATCATCCGCCGGGCTGTCACTGTGGCCTTCTGTGCGCTGCCCACACGCAAGGTCTTCTTGGAGTCCATGAATGTTGGGTCCTCCGAACAGGCTGTGGAGATGCTAAATGAGGCCCTGCCCTTTATTGAGCGTGTCTACAACATCTCCCAGAAGCTGTACGCCGAGCACGCCCTACTGGACCTGCCATAG
- the CPTP gene encoding ceramide-1-phosphate transfer protein isoform X3 gives MRRRRCYWNTTSLAGGGWSGARGASPATRPTCIPSAQCRFLNSLGTIFSFISKDVVTKLQIMDQLRSGPQQEHYSSLQAMVAYEVGNQLVDLERRSRHPDSGCRTVLRLHRALRWLQLFLEGVRTSPEDARTSVLCTDSYNASLATYHPWIIRRAVTVAFCALPTRKVFLESMNVGSSEQAVEMLNEALPFIERVYNISQKLYAEHALLDLP, from the exons ATGAGAAGGAGGAGGTGCTACTGGAATACTACCTCGCTGGCTGGAGGGGGCTGGTCAGGTGCGCGAGGGGCTTCCCCGGCCACACGTCCTACCTGTATCCCGTCGGCCCAGTGCAG GTTCCTGAATAGTCTGGGCACCATCTTCTCATTCATCTCCAAGGATGTCGTGACAAAGCTGCAGATCATGGACCAGCTGCGAAGCGGCCCCCAACAGGAGCACTACAGCAGCCTGCAGGCCATGGTTGCCTACGAAGTGGGCAACCAACTGGTGGACCTGGAGCGGCGCTCACGCCACCCTGACTCAGGCTGCCGGACGGTGCTCCGGCTACACCGTGCGCTGCGCTGGCTGCAGCTCTTCCTGGAAGGTGTCCGCACAAGCCCTGAGGATGCACGCACCTCCGTACTCTGCACCGACTCCTACAACGCCTCGCTGGCCACCTACCACCCCTGGATCATCCGCCGGGCTGTCACTGTGGCCTTCTGTGCGCTGCCCACACGCAAGGTCTTCTTGGAGTCCATGAATGTTGGGTCCTCCGAACAGGCTGTGGAGATGCTAAATGAGGCCCTGCCCTTTATTGAGCGTGTCTACAACATCTCCCAGAAGCTGTACGCCGAGCACGCCCTACTGGACCTGCCATAG